From one Pseudomonas fluorescens genomic stretch:
- a CDS encoding PLP-dependent aminotransferase family protein has translation MKSPAGLLFAGIDLNRDSATPLYRQLYLQIRKQILTGRLQGGIRLPSTRTLSQELQVSRITLLNAFDQLIAEGFLVSRTGAGTFVGDEWERSTSIEPPAATPPTLSQLSQTMLSLRSDHFRGVSYAHCGDQTPTSFLPSHGAFEAFPLTVWKRLLNRHTQKPSKALLGYGELQGLGELRQAIAEYVFDARGIDCSAQQVVIVSGAQQAFNLLAMLLLNPDEPVWMEDPGHIAARIAFQAHGCRVVPVRIDDQGIDVQQGIRDCPEARLAFTTPSRQHPLGMTLSHNRRLELIDWATTRGSWIIEDDCDSELRYAGRQLPALYAMDQSERVIYVGTFSKVLFPSLRLGYVILPQALVEPFCTLRAVLDRSPPTLLQAVTADFMSEGHFIGHIRRMRALYQARQQCLLQVLERRLGGFFKVEAVEAGMHLIAWLAPHLDDQALARQLAEQGVHTYALSDYCLERYLPPALLIGFAGTPQEQAETKVQALVLALRACGHLRG, from the coding sequence ATGAAGTCCCCCGCCGGTTTGCTGTTTGCAGGTATCGACCTCAATCGCGACAGTGCTACCCCGCTCTATCGCCAGCTGTACCTGCAGATCCGCAAGCAGATCCTCACCGGCCGCCTGCAAGGGGGCATTCGCCTGCCGTCGACGCGCACCTTGAGCCAGGAATTGCAGGTTTCGCGCATCACCCTGCTCAACGCCTTCGACCAGCTGATCGCCGAAGGCTTTCTGGTCTCGCGCACCGGTGCCGGCACCTTTGTCGGTGACGAGTGGGAGCGCAGCACCAGTATCGAGCCGCCAGCAGCGACGCCACCGACGCTGTCGCAGTTGAGCCAGACGATGCTGTCGCTGCGCAGCGACCATTTTCGCGGGGTGTCCTACGCCCATTGCGGCGATCAAACCCCTACTTCGTTCCTGCCCAGCCATGGCGCTTTCGAGGCGTTTCCCCTGACCGTCTGGAAGCGTCTGCTCAATCGCCATACGCAAAAGCCGAGCAAGGCCCTGCTCGGCTACGGCGAATTGCAAGGCCTGGGTGAGCTGCGCCAGGCCATCGCCGAGTACGTCTTCGATGCCCGCGGCATCGATTGCAGCGCACAACAGGTGGTGATCGTCTCCGGCGCCCAACAAGCCTTCAACCTGCTGGCGATGCTGTTGCTCAACCCGGACGAGCCGGTGTGGATGGAAGACCCCGGGCATATCGCCGCGCGCATCGCCTTCCAGGCCCACGGCTGCCGGGTGGTGCCGGTGCGCATCGATGACCAGGGTATCGACGTGCAGCAAGGCATCCGTGACTGCCCCGAAGCACGCCTGGCCTTCACCACCCCTTCACGCCAGCACCCGCTGGGCATGACCTTAAGCCACAACCGGCGCCTGGAGTTGATCGACTGGGCGACAACGCGCGGCAGCTGGATCATCGAGGACGACTGCGACAGCGAACTGCGCTACGCCGGTCGGCAGCTGCCGGCCTTGTATGCCATGGACCAGAGCGAACGGGTGATCTACGTCGGCACCTTCAGCAAGGTGTTGTTCCCGTCCTTGCGCCTGGGCTATGTGATTCTGCCCCAAGCCCTGGTCGAGCCCTTTTGTACCCTGCGCGCGGTGCTCGACCGCAGCCCGCCGACCCTGCTCCAGGCAGTGACCGCCGACTTCATGAGCGAGGGCCACTTCATTGGGCACATCCGCCGTATGCGCGCGTTGTATCAGGCCCGTCAGCAGTGCCTGCTGCAAGTGCTCGAGCGGCGCCTGGGGGGCTTTTTCAAGGTCGAAGCGGTTGAGGCCGGCATGCACCTGATTGCCTGGCTGGCGCCGCACCTGGACGACCAGGCGCTGGCCCGGCAACTGGCGGAACAGGGCGTGCACACCTATGCCTTGAGCGACTACTGCCTTGAGCGCTACCTGCCGCCGGCGCTGCTGATCGGTTTTGCCGGCACGCCCCAGGAGCAGGCTGAAACCAAGGTCCAGGCGCTGGTCCTGGCGCTCAGGGCGTGTGGCCATCTACGCGGCTGA
- a CDS encoding quinone oxidoreductase family protein: MAKVVRFYETGGPEVLRYEEAEVGEPGPGQVRLRQVAVGLNYADTYFRNGTYPIPMPNGMGVEAAGVVEALGEGVTQVAVGDRVTYTGFLNTLGAYCTERLIPAAALIRLPETIAFETAAAMTMRGLTSAYLMRRLYAFKPGDTVLLHAAAGGVGLIVAQWARLLGLRVIGTVSTEAKAEVALAHGCSHIINYSHEDVAKRVRELTDGVGVNVVFDSVGKSTFMASLDSLKRRGLMVCVGTASGGITPFDPQILAIKGSLQLTRPALADFIADPAEKADLAGELFEHVSSGRIKIEINQHYALQDAVQAHRDLEARKTTGSSIFVI; this comes from the coding sequence ATGGCCAAAGTCGTACGCTTCTATGAAACCGGTGGCCCCGAGGTACTGCGCTACGAGGAGGCCGAGGTCGGCGAGCCGGGCCCGGGCCAGGTGCGCCTGCGCCAGGTGGCGGTGGGCCTGAACTACGCCGACACCTACTTTCGCAACGGCACCTACCCGATCCCGATGCCCAACGGCATGGGCGTCGAAGCCGCCGGGGTGGTGGAGGCGCTGGGTGAGGGCGTAACCCAGGTCGCGGTCGGCGACCGGGTGACCTACACCGGTTTTCTCAACACCCTCGGCGCTTACTGCACCGAGCGTCTGATCCCGGCAGCGGCGTTGATCAGGCTGCCGGAAACCATCGCCTTCGAGACCGCCGCGGCGATGACCATGCGCGGCCTGACCTCGGCCTACCTGATGCGCCGCCTGTATGCCTTCAAGCCCGGTGACACGGTATTGCTGCATGCCGCTGCCGGCGGCGTCGGCCTGATCGTTGCGCAATGGGCACGCCTGCTCGGCCTGAGGGTGATCGGCACCGTGTCCACCGAGGCCAAGGCCGAAGTGGCGTTGGCCCATGGTTGCAGCCACATCATCAACTACAGCCATGAAGACGTCGCCAAGCGCGTGCGTGAGCTCACCGATGGCGTCGGCGTCAACGTGGTGTTCGACAGCGTTGGCAAGAGCACCTTCATGGCCTCGCTGGACTCACTCAAACGCCGCGGGCTGATGGTCTGCGTGGGCACCGCCTCCGGCGGCATCACGCCGTTCGACCCGCAGATTTTGGCGATCAAAGGCTCGTTGCAGCTGACCCGTCCGGCGTTGGCCGACTTCATCGCCGATCCGGCCGAGAAGGCCGATCTTGCCGGCGAGCTGTTCGAGCACGTCAGCAGCGGGCGAATCAAGATCGAGATCAACCAGCACTACGCATTGCAGGATGCCGTCCAGGCCCACCGTGACCTGGAAGCGCGCAAAACCACCGGCTCGTCGATCTTCGTCATCTGA
- a CDS encoding TauD/TfdA dioxygenase family protein, with protein sequence MHIEQLTCAIGAQITGVNLADAIHDDDLFEQLRAQLLKHRVLFLRDQTFSRAEHVAFARRFGELEDHPVAGSDPEHPGLVQIYKRPDQPVDRYENAWHTDATWRETPPMGCVLRCVECPPVGGDTLWANMVLAYQNLPEDVKAKIEGLRARHSIEASFGAAMPMEKRLALKAQFPDAEHPVVRTHPHTGEQVLFVNAFTTHFSNYHTPQRVRFGQDANPGASDLLRYLISQAYLPEYQVRWRWKPNSVAIWDNRSTQHYAVMDYPPCHRKMERAGIKGDRTF encoded by the coding sequence ATGCACATCGAACAACTGACCTGCGCCATCGGTGCGCAAATCACCGGGGTCAATCTGGCAGATGCGATTCATGACGACGACCTGTTCGAGCAACTGCGTGCGCAGTTGCTCAAGCACCGTGTGCTGTTTTTGCGCGATCAGACCTTCAGCCGCGCCGAGCACGTGGCCTTCGCCCGGCGCTTCGGCGAGTTGGAAGACCACCCGGTGGCCGGCAGCGATCCCGAGCACCCGGGCCTGGTGCAGATCTACAAGCGCCCGGACCAGCCCGTCGACCGCTACGAGAACGCCTGGCACACCGACGCCACCTGGCGCGAGACGCCACCCATGGGCTGCGTGTTGCGCTGTGTCGAATGCCCGCCGGTAGGCGGTGACACCCTGTGGGCGAACATGGTCCTGGCGTACCAGAACCTGCCGGAAGACGTAAAAGCCAAGATCGAGGGCCTGCGCGCCCGGCACAGCATCGAGGCCAGTTTTGGCGCCGCCATGCCGATGGAAAAGCGCCTGGCGCTCAAGGCGCAGTTCCCCGACGCCGAACACCCGGTGGTGCGTACCCATCCGCACACCGGTGAGCAGGTGCTGTTCGTCAACGCTTTTACCACCCACTTCAGCAACTACCACACGCCGCAGCGGGTGCGTTTCGGCCAGGACGCCAACCCCGGTGCCAGTGACTTGCTGCGCTACCTGATCAGCCAGGCCTACCTGCCCGAGTACCAGGTGCGCTGGCGCTGGAAGCCCAACAGCGTGGCGATCTGGGACAACCGCAGCACCCAGCACTACGCGGTGATGGACTACCCGCCTTGCCACCGCAAGATGGAGCGGGCCGGGATCAAGGGCGACCGCACCTTCTGA
- a CDS encoding 3-keto-5-aminohexanoate cleavage protein — translation MQFFDDSLHPENMEKVVITVAPYGPEWMPEDFPEDIPLTMDEQVQKAVDCYEAGATVLHLHVRELDGKGSKRLSKFNELIAGVREAVPEMIIQVGGSISFAPESDGEAAKWLSDDTRHMLAELTPKPDQVTVAINTTQMNIMELLYPQYLEGTSLANPAIQAAYSEMTVPAGPAWVREHLRRLQASNIQPHFQLTGMHALETLERIVRKGDYMGPLNLTWIGIGGGFDGPNPFNFFNFIHRAPNGCTLTAESLLKNVLPFNTMALAMGLHPRCGNEDTIIDQHGKRFGSVQQIQQTVRVAHELGREIANGKQARAIYRIGEQYSSIEQTLKANGMAPNRQPGQKGVPQRA, via the coding sequence ATGCAATTCTTCGACGATTCATTGCACCCGGAAAACATGGAAAAGGTGGTGATCACCGTCGCCCCGTATGGCCCGGAATGGATGCCAGAGGACTTTCCCGAAGACATTCCGCTGACCATGGACGAACAGGTGCAAAAGGCAGTCGACTGCTATGAAGCCGGCGCCACCGTACTCCACCTGCACGTGCGCGAACTGGACGGCAAGGGCTCCAAGCGCCTGTCGAAATTCAACGAACTGATTGCCGGCGTGCGCGAAGCGGTGCCGGAGATGATCATCCAGGTCGGCGGCTCGATTTCGTTCGCCCCGGAGAGCGATGGCGAAGCGGCCAAGTGGCTGTCCGATGACACCCGGCACATGCTCGCCGAGCTTACGCCCAAGCCAGACCAGGTCACCGTGGCGATCAACACCACGCAGATGAACATCATGGAGCTGCTGTATCCGCAGTATCTAGAAGGCACTTCCCTGGCCAATCCGGCGATCCAGGCCGCCTACAGCGAAATGACCGTGCCGGCAGGCCCGGCCTGGGTTCGCGAACACCTGCGCCGCCTGCAGGCAAGCAACATCCAGCCGCACTTCCAACTGACCGGCATGCACGCCCTGGAAACCCTCGAACGCATCGTGCGCAAGGGTGACTACATGGGCCCGCTGAACCTGACCTGGATCGGCATTGGTGGCGGCTTCGATGGCCCCAACCCGTTCAACTTCTTCAACTTCATTCACCGTGCGCCCAACGGCTGCACCCTGACCGCTGAATCGCTGCTGAAAAACGTGCTGCCGTTCAACACCATGGCCCTGGCCATGGGCTTGCACCCACGTTGCGGCAACGAAGACACCATCATCGACCAGCACGGCAAGCGCTTCGGTTCGGTGCAGCAGATCCAGCAGACCGTGCGCGTGGCCCATGAACTGGGCCGTGAGATCGCCAACGGCAAGCAAGCGAGGGCCATCTACCGTATCGGCGAGCAGTACAGCAGCATCGAGCAGACCCTCAAGGCCAACGGCATGGCGCCTAACCGCCAGCCGGGCCAGAAGGGTGTGCCGCAGCGCGCCTGA
- a CDS encoding MFS transporter — protein MAAYLASATDDGANTSQGIPRRYAWIVFALTFGLLISDYMSRQVLNAVFPLLKAEWALSDSQLGLLSGIVALMVGLLTFPLSLLADRFGRIRSLVLMAVLWSLATLGCALADNYPQMFAARFLVGVGEAAYGSVGIAVVVAVFPRDMRATLAGAFMAGGMFGSVLGMALGGLMAQHFGWRWAFAGMALFGLLLALLYPLIVKEAKIAPQRVNATACKIARPLHTLYASPSVIAAYVGSGLQLFVGGTVIVWMPSYLNRYYAMSTDQAGVVAAIIVLCSGIGMILCAMLCDRLGRQRPDRKISLAIGYCLGSCLLLSIAFALPAGTAQLVLICLGMMVAAGTNGPSSAMVANLTHYSVHGTAFATLTLANNLLGLATGPLITGRVSDLIGLHAAFQLVPLISIAAAAVFCIAKRHYHRDIARLELKP, from the coding sequence ATGGCCGCCTATCTCGCCAGCGCCACAGACGATGGTGCCAATACTTCACAGGGCATTCCACGGCGCTATGCCTGGATTGTCTTTGCCTTGACCTTCGGCCTGCTGATTTCCGACTACATGTCGCGGCAGGTCCTCAATGCAGTATTCCCGCTGCTCAAGGCCGAATGGGCGTTGAGCGACAGCCAGTTGGGCCTGCTCAGCGGCATTGTCGCGCTGATGGTCGGGCTGCTGACCTTTCCCTTGTCGCTGCTGGCCGACCGCTTCGGGCGGATCAGGAGCCTGGTGCTGATGGCCGTACTGTGGAGCCTGGCCACCCTCGGCTGCGCGCTTGCCGACAACTACCCGCAGATGTTCGCCGCGCGCTTTCTGGTCGGCGTCGGTGAAGCGGCCTACGGCAGCGTCGGGATTGCCGTGGTGGTCGCGGTGTTCCCCCGTGACATGCGCGCCACCCTGGCCGGGGCCTTCATGGCCGGCGGCATGTTCGGCTCGGTGCTGGGCATGGCCCTGGGCGGCTTGATGGCCCAGCACTTTGGCTGGCGCTGGGCGTTTGCCGGCATGGCCCTGTTCGGCCTGTTGCTGGCGCTGCTGTACCCGCTGATTGTCAAAGAGGCGAAGATTGCTCCGCAACGCGTCAACGCCACCGCCTGCAAGATCGCCCGGCCACTGCACACCTTATACGCCAGCCCCTCGGTGATCGCCGCTTACGTCGGCAGCGGCTTGCAGTTGTTCGTTGGCGGTACGGTGATCGTCTGGATGCCCAGCTACTTGAACCGCTACTACGCCATGAGCACCGACCAGGCCGGTGTTGTAGCGGCAATCATCGTACTGTGCAGCGGTATCGGCATGATTCTCTGCGCCATGCTCTGTGATCGCCTCGGCCGCCAGCGCCCGGACCGCAAGATCAGCCTGGCCATCGGCTATTGCCTGGGCAGCTGCCTGTTGCTGTCGATTGCCTTTGCGCTGCCTGCAGGCACCGCGCAACTGGTGCTGATCTGCCTGGGGATGATGGTCGCCGCCGGCACCAACGGACCGTCCAGCGCCATGGTCGCCAACCTCACCCATTACTCGGTGCATGGCACCGCGTTTGCCACCCTGACCTTGGCCAACAACCTGCTCGGGCTGGCTACCGGGCCTTTGATTACCGGCCGTGTCTCCGACCTGATCGGCCTGCACGCTGCCTTCCAACTGGTGCCGCTGATCAGCATCGCTGCGGCGGCGGTGTTTTGCATTGCCAAGCGTCATTACCACCGTGACATCGCCCGCCTGGAGTTGAAACCGTGA
- a CDS encoding DsbA family oxidoreductase, protein MKHVLSIEVFFDFICPWCLIGQAHLQRALEQLRREQPEVEVKLHLRGVQLLPQMARTGQPFEAFYRKRLGSDEAVRLRQAQVHAAAEAAGVSIDFARISRMPNTADAHRLLQRAVALGTAEQGEALLAKLFCAYFQQGKDLGDPITLLHIARACGLEPAQVADCLRGDASPFIGANDQAADGVPCFRLNQRLRVSGAQPVEVLLQAMAEALQERVPA, encoded by the coding sequence GTGAAGCACGTGTTGTCGATCGAAGTGTTCTTTGACTTTATCTGCCCCTGGTGCCTGATCGGCCAGGCTCATCTGCAGCGGGCCCTGGAGCAACTGCGCCGCGAACAGCCCGAGGTCGAGGTCAAGCTCCACTTACGCGGCGTGCAACTGCTGCCGCAGATGGCCAGGACCGGCCAGCCGTTCGAGGCGTTCTACCGCAAGCGCCTGGGCAGTGATGAGGCAGTACGCCTGCGCCAGGCGCAGGTTCACGCCGCTGCCGAGGCTGCCGGGGTGAGTATTGATTTTGCCCGCATCAGTCGCATGCCCAATACCGCCGACGCCCATCGTCTGCTGCAGCGCGCCGTGGCGTTGGGCACGGCAGAGCAGGGTGAAGCCCTGTTGGCCAAGCTGTTTTGCGCCTACTTTCAGCAGGGCAAGGATCTGGGCGATCCGATCACTTTACTGCACATCGCCCGCGCCTGTGGCCTGGAGCCGGCACAGGTTGCCGATTGCCTGCGCGGTGATGCCAGCCCGTTCATTGGCGCAAATGACCAGGCTGCCGATGGCGTGCCTTGCTTTCGTCTCAATCAGCGCTTGCGAGTGTCGGGAGCGCAGCCGGTCGAGGTGCTGCTGCAGGCCATGGCTGAGGCCCTGCAAGAGCGGGTCCCGGCATGA
- a CDS encoding Rieske (2Fe-2S) protein gives MSQRYRVAADKVPARGGRVLLEWQGKSVALFNVADTYYAIDDSCPHQGASLCGGRLDGRVIQCCAHGLRFDLASGYLLNSNQLKVASYPVERQGEQLFIVLACKEPGQ, from the coding sequence ATGAGTCAGCGCTATCGGGTTGCGGCCGACAAAGTGCCGGCGCGTGGCGGGCGGGTGTTGCTCGAATGGCAGGGCAAGAGCGTGGCGCTGTTCAACGTCGCTGACACCTATTACGCCATCGACGACAGCTGCCCCCACCAGGGCGCCTCGCTGTGCGGCGGGCGCCTGGACGGGCGGGTCATCCAGTGCTGCGCCCATGGCCTGCGCTTTGATCTGGCCAGCGGCTACTTGCTCAACTCCAATCAACTCAAGGTTGCCAGCTACCCGGTCGAGCGCCAGGGCGAGCAACTGTTCATTGTTTTAGCGTGCAAGGAACCGGGCCAATGA
- a CDS encoding YeiH family protein, producing the protein MSVIAIAAVNHRTRELAPGFIVSLIAAAAASFLSEHYDAPVMLFALLLGMALNFLASDGRCKAGIEFTARTVLRLGVALLGMRITLSQIVSLGWKPVALVVILVVVTILVSVVAARALGFQRLFGMLTGGATAICGASAALALAAALPHHPQKERATLFTVIGVSALSTLAMIVYPMIASWLQLSPQQAGVFLGATIHDVAQVVGAGYSMSTETGDVATVVKLMRVAMLLPVIVCAAMITRRAGGDASGQRPPLLPWFAVGFVLLACINSTGWVSAAVQGGVNDLSRWCLVVAISALGMKTQLKELAAVGFKPIALMVGETVFLVLLVLALMHWGL; encoded by the coding sequence ATGAGCGTGATCGCAATTGCCGCCGTCAACCACCGCACCCGGGAACTGGCACCGGGCTTTATCGTCAGCCTGATCGCGGCGGCGGCGGCCAGCTTTCTCAGTGAGCACTACGATGCCCCGGTGATGCTGTTTGCCTTGTTGCTCGGCATGGCCTTGAACTTTCTTGCCAGCGATGGCCGTTGCAAAGCAGGTATCGAATTCACCGCACGTACGGTGCTGCGCCTGGGTGTCGCGCTGCTGGGCATGCGCATTACCCTGAGCCAGATCGTGAGCCTGGGCTGGAAGCCGGTGGCGCTGGTGGTGATTCTGGTGGTAGTGACCATCCTGGTCTCGGTGGTGGCAGCCCGGGCCCTGGGTTTTCAGCGTTTGTTCGGCATGCTCACCGGCGGTGCCACGGCCATTTGCGGTGCTTCAGCGGCCCTGGCGCTGGCCGCGGCCTTGCCCCATCACCCGCAAAAAGAGCGCGCCACCTTGTTTACCGTGATTGGCGTGTCGGCGTTGTCGACCCTGGCGATGATCGTCTACCCGATGATTGCCAGCTGGCTGCAATTGTCGCCGCAACAGGCCGGGGTGTTTCTGGGGGCGACCATTCATGACGTGGCGCAAGTGGTGGGCGCGGGGTACAGCATGTCCACCGAGACCGGCGATGTAGCCACCGTGGTCAAGCTGATGCGCGTGGCCATGTTGCTGCCGGTGATTGTCTGTGCGGCGATGATTACCCGCCGGGCCGGCGGTGATGCCAGCGGGCAGCGGCCGCCATTGCTGCCGTGGTTTGCCGTCGGTTTCGTATTGCTGGCGTGCATCAACAGTACCGGCTGGGTGTCGGCGGCCGTGCAGGGCGGGGTCAACGACCTGTCGCGCTGGTGCCTGGTGGTGGCGATCAGTGCCCTGGGCATGAAGACTCAGCTCAAGGAACTGGCGGCGGTGGGCTTCAAGCCGATTGCGCTGATGGTGGGTGAGACGGTGTTCCTGGTGCTGCTGGTGTTGGCGTTGATGCACTGGGGGTTGTAG
- a CDS encoding AraC family transcriptional regulator, with amino-acid sequence MTALVRAASLTNYLEVSRHLGLNPHALLAQAGLSAALLDDPNQRIAVSSVVALLEESARVSGCETFGLRMAELRQLSDFGEISLLLSHQRTLRDALQVIVQYRHLLNDALAIHIEEAGKTVIIREEVVTDLPHRGRQATELAIGVMLRLCAALLGAHWHPISANFTHAAPADLAIHRRIFGCKLVFGSEFNGIVCPATDLDTANPLANEAMARLAQRYLDTLQAGGKLSLELEMRKTIYLLLPMGRATIEQVAQTQGMNVRTLQRRLEECGVTFSDLINGVRRDLVIRYLENPSYSLGRIADMLGYSMPSSFTRWFIAQFGMPPASWRTQHDRRDSQH; translated from the coding sequence ATGACCGCCCTCGTACGTGCTGCAAGCCTGACCAACTACCTTGAGGTGTCTCGCCACCTTGGGCTCAACCCCCATGCCTTGTTGGCCCAGGCCGGCCTCAGCGCCGCCCTGCTCGACGACCCCAATCAGCGTATTGCGGTGTCCAGTGTGGTGGCCTTGCTGGAAGAGTCGGCGCGGGTCAGTGGCTGTGAAACCTTCGGCCTGCGCATGGCCGAGCTGCGCCAACTCTCGGACTTTGGCGAGATCAGCCTGCTGCTCAGCCATCAGCGCACCCTGCGCGATGCCCTGCAGGTGATCGTCCAGTACCGGCACTTACTCAACGACGCCCTGGCCATCCATATCGAAGAAGCCGGCAAGACTGTAATCATTCGTGAAGAAGTGGTCACCGACCTGCCCCACCGCGGCCGCCAAGCCACGGAACTGGCCATTGGCGTGATGCTGCGCCTGTGCGCCGCGCTACTGGGGGCTCACTGGCACCCGATCAGCGCCAATTTCACCCACGCCGCCCCGGCGGACCTGGCGATTCATCGGCGCATTTTTGGCTGCAAACTGGTGTTTGGTAGCGAATTCAATGGCATCGTCTGCCCGGCGACCGACCTCGACACCGCCAACCCCTTGGCCAACGAGGCCATGGCGCGTCTGGCGCAGCGTTACCTGGACACCTTGCAGGCCGGTGGCAAGTTGTCGCTGGAGCTGGAAATGCGCAAGACCATCTACCTGCTGCTGCCCATGGGCCGGGCGACCATCGAGCAAGTGGCGCAGACCCAGGGCATGAACGTGCGCACCTTGCAGCGGCGCCTGGAGGAATGTGGGGTGACGTTCAGCGACCTGATCAACGGCGTGCGCCGTGACCTGGTGATCCGCTACCTGGAAAACCCCAGCTATTCACTGGGGCGGATTGCCGACATGTTGGGTTACTCGATGCCCAGCTCATTTACCCGCTGGTTCATTGCCCAATTCGGCATGCCACCGGCGAGTTGGCGGACGCAGCATGACCGGCGCGACAGTCAACACTGA
- a CDS encoding RBBP9/YdeN family alpha/beta hydrolase, with product MEKLQTRATVLIVPGLREHVAEHWQTLLAARLAKVHTVPPLQRNGLDCNARVEAIEQALQQIDGEVVLVAHSAGVLMVAHWAACYQRPIKGALLAAPPDLQAPWPAAYPSPDSLRANGWSPLPITPLPFPSIVAASSNDHLASLEAVSSMARGWGSQLLELGAVGHLNPAAGFGPWPEAETLIQALDR from the coding sequence GTGGAAAAACTGCAGACCCGCGCAACTGTCCTGATCGTCCCCGGCCTGCGCGAGCACGTTGCCGAACACTGGCAGACCCTGCTGGCGGCGCGCCTGGCCAAGGTCCATACGGTGCCACCGTTGCAGCGCAACGGCCTGGACTGCAATGCCCGGGTCGAGGCCATCGAGCAGGCGCTGCAGCAGATCGACGGCGAGGTGGTGCTGGTGGCGCACAGCGCCGGGGTGCTGATGGTGGCCCATTGGGCCGCGTGCTATCAGCGGCCGATCAAAGGCGCGCTGCTGGCGGCGCCGCCAGACCTGCAAGCGCCGTGGCCCGCCGCCTACCCAAGCCCTGACAGCCTGCGCGCCAACGGCTGGAGCCCGCTGCCGATCACACCGCTGCCGTTCCCAAGCATCGTTGCCGCCAGCAGCAATGATCACCTGGCCAGCCTTGAGGCGGTGAGCAGCATGGCCCGCGGCTGGGGCAGCCAGTTGCTCGAACTTGGCGCCGTCGGCCACCTCAACCCGGCGGCAGGCTTTGGCCCCTGGCCCGAGGCCGAAACCCTGATCCAGGCCCTGGATCGCTAA